In a single window of the Littorina saxatilis isolate snail1 linkage group LG5, US_GU_Lsax_2.0, whole genome shotgun sequence genome:
- the LOC138967508 gene encoding uncharacterized protein, giving the protein MPPRRAASRRVAEVTRAAAGRPRASNQTASQRQPGGFESATAGGEESATALAAVLAELRRLGERQVAIVSLQKDNQRLQEAVSGDREAIASTSGSMTTGTSNSTLSGSVANLVNTITGTEYGEPSSGLILVE; this is encoded by the exons ATGCCTCCCAGGAGGGCAGCGTCAAGGCGGGTAGCCGAAGTGACCCGAGCCGCTGCAGGTCGGCCGAGGGCCAGCAACCAGACAGCCTCGCAGCGACAACCCGGTGGGTTTGAGTCAGCCACAGCAGGAGGGGAAGAAAGCGCCACTGCTTTGGCCGCGGTATTGGCAGAACTACGCAGGCTGGGGGAGCGGCAAGTGGCCATTGTCTCGCTCCAGAAAGACAACCAACGTCTGCAAGAAGCTGTTTCGGGTGATCGTGAGGCCATCGCCTCAACATCGGGATCGATGACAACCGGTACCAGCAATTCTACCCTGTCTGGCTCGGTTGCCAACCTGGTCAACACAATCACAG GCACAGAGTACGGGGAGCCATCCAGCGGGTTGATCCTGGTGGAGTAG